From the Scatophagus argus isolate fScaArg1 chromosome 21, fScaArg1.pri, whole genome shotgun sequence genome, one window contains:
- the tmem106a gene encoding transmembrane protein 106A: MVTPGMSGKTTEGPDVTKGMEKVKTLRPYTSYGTMNGSSAGDTCPTCRGTGRIPRGHEDQLVAVIPCNDVRLQPRRTKLYVCVSMAVCLLVCCLILFFCFPRSVTITPVSVLSVVVYLTPKTVEMEVTNLLNITNKNFVPVQIVEFSVQGLILNAVVGKTKITNMTAIPSRTQKSYTCQIDLSVTDKGLNSYCKSNSFKIHTLFLELQMTVNISYLSHTEQLSLDTFEYIDCGNNSTIPHPVR; encoded by the exons ATGGTTACACCAGGGATGAGCGGCAAAACCACAGAGGGACCTGATGTGACAAAAGGGATGGAGAAGGTGAAAACACTGAGGCCGTACACTTCATATGGAACCATGAATGGAAGCTCAGCGGGCGACACCTGCCCCACGTGCCGCGGCACCGGGCGAATTCCCAGAG GCCACGAAGACCAGCTAGTTGCTGTAATACCATGTAATGATGTCAGGCTGCAACCCAGACGCAC GAagctgtacgtgtgtgtgtccatggcCGTGTGTCTCCTTGTTTGCTGTCTgatcctcttcttctgcttcccCCGGAGTGTCACCATAACGCCCGTCTCTGTGCTGTCGGTCGTGGTCTACTTGACCCCAAAAACAGTGGAAATGGAAGTCAca AATCTCCTCAACATCACCAACAAGAACTTTGTGCCGGTTCAGATTGTCGAGTTTAGCGTTCAGGGTCTGATCCTTAACGCTGTTGTTGGCAAGACCAAGATAACCAACATGACCGCCATCCCGTCCAGAACGCAGAAATCG TACACCTGTCAGATCGACCTGTCGGTCACTGATAAAGGCTTGAA cTCTTACTGCAAGTCGAACAGTTTCAAGATTCACACGCTATTTTTGGAGCTGCA AATGACAGTGAATATTTCTTATCTCTCTCACACGGAGCAGCTGTCTCTGGACACCTTTGAATATATTGACTGTGGCAACAATTCAACAATCCCGCATCCTGTGAGATGA